From a region of the Lepus europaeus isolate LE1 chromosome 17, mLepTim1.pri, whole genome shotgun sequence genome:
- the NPM3 gene encoding nucleoplasmin-3, translating into MAAGAAAALAVLSQESRVRAGGVGGLRVPAPVTMDSFFFGCELSGHTRSFTFTVEEEDDAEHVLALTMLCLTEGAKDECNVVEVVAQNHDHQEIAVPVANLRLSCQPMLSLDDFQLQPPVTFRLKSGSGPVRITGRHQIVTISNDISEEEESDEEESEEDEAELCPILPAKKQRGRP; encoded by the exons ATGGCCGCCGGCGCTGCAGCCGCCTTAGCGGTCTTGAGCCAGGAGAGCCGTGTCCGAGCCGGGGGCGTCGGAGGTCTCCGGGTCCCGGCCCCAGTCACTATGGACAGTTTTTTCTTCG GCTGTGAGCTCTCCGGGCACACGCGCTCCTTCACCTTCACGGTAGAGGAAGAGGATGATGCAGAGCACGTGCTGGCATTGACCATg ctctgcctcaccGAGGGGGCCAAGGACGAGTGTAATGTGGTGGAGGTTGTGGCCCAGAACCACGACCACCAGGAGATTGCTGTCCCTGTGGCCAACCTCAGGTTGTCCTGTCAACCCATG CTCAGCTTGGAtgacttccagctccagccacctgTAACCTTCCGCCTGAAGTCAGGCTCGGGCCCTGTGCGGATCACTGGGCGACACCAGATTG tcaccaTAAGCAATGATATCTCTGAGGAAGAGGAGAGCGATGAAGAGGAGAGTGAAGAGGATGAAGCTGAGTTGTGCCCCATCCTGCCTGCCAAAAAGCAGAGGGGCAGGCCCTAG